Part of the Tidjanibacter massiliensis genome is shown below.
GAACAGGGCTACGCCCCCACCCGGATGGAGCGGGCGACATACACGGGCATCCAGAAAACCTACTCCGCCGGAGGGCGCATCACCGATTCGGCAGCGGCAGGTACAGCACTCGCCTGCGGCGAAAAGACGACCAACGGAACGATAGGCATGACGCCCGACGGCCGCCCCCTCGAATCGGTACTGAGAAGGGCGCAGCGGGCAGGCAAAGCGACGGGAATCGTCGTGACATGTGCCGTCACGGATGCGACGCCCGCCGCTTTCGTCGCCCATAACCCGGACAGATATGCACAGGAATACACGGCACTTCAATATGCCGGCAGCGGGATAGACCTCCTGGTCGGTGCCGGCCGGGAGTATTTCGACCGGCGCAGCGACGGCCGCGACCTGACAGACGAGATGTGCAGCCGGGGATACGCCTTCGCACCGGACCGGGAGGCCCTGCTCGCGGCACGGACGACGCCGCTGGCAGCCCTATTTCCCGGCGACGCACTACCCCTCGCAGCCCGAGACACGGCGGGCATACGGGGCGATTACCTCGCCCAGGCCACACAGAAAGCCATCGAACTGCTGTCCGGAGCAGGGCACGACGGCTTCTTCCTCATGGTGGAGGGCTCGTTGATAGACCGTGCTGCGCACGAAAACGATACGGAAGGGATGCTGGGTGAACTCCGCGATTTCGACCGGGCCGTCGGCACCGCGTTCGATTTCGCCGACCGACATCCGGGGACACTTGTCCTCGTGACCGGCGACCACGAAACCGGAGGTCTCACGCTGATACCTCCCCACGGGGAAGAGACCGGCACAGCGACCGCCGAATACGTCTTCTCGACCGACTGTCATTCGGCCACCTTCATCCCCGTATTCGCTTACGGAACGGGAGCGGAACACTTCACGGGCGTGATGGAGAACACGGCCATCGCCCGCAAACTGAAGGCATTGATTGACGGCGGGTCCCGACAAGCAACCGACCACACGCATCCGAAGGCAACGACCGAAACGAATTTACGGGAAAGGCACACACAACAGCCTTTCCCGTAAATTATCTAAACCACGAATCCCCGTTGGAGGGATTTTCCTGCGACCGAAGGCGGGCATATAATGGGGGTTCCGCCTTCCAATCGGTACGGTACCGGCCCGACACACGCTCACTGCCTGCACGAACCTCCCGTTCTTTTCGCGGTATGCTGCAATCTCACGACTAAGTTCCCGCAGGAAAGGATTGAACAATCCCACCTTCTATTCATAATCAATATTCTACGTTGATTATTTCAGCAACATCTGTGCCACAATACGGATATGGTCTGTTTTTTCCGCGAATATTCCTATTCCCGTTTTCCATACTTCCGGTCCCAGCCACGTCGCTGCTTCGAACTGTCCGAACAATTTATCAACACACTATCAACAACCCGACGCGGGGTTATCGACAGAAAACCGCCCTTTTATCGACAAAAAACGAATACGGAAACAATCCTCTCCCGCTTTCCGCCTCCGTCCGGAAAAAGCCCCGTCCGGACCCGATACTAATATAAGAGAGAAAGAGACGAACGGCCGTCAAGGATAGAACAGAGCAGGTTCTCCGGAGCAGATATTGACGACCGGCACCCCGCGGCTGTACGCCCGCCGGAA
Proteins encoded:
- a CDS encoding alkaline phosphatase gives rise to the protein MKREIFPTLLVSVLCLLAACTGTGDGQEPVRNIIFMIGDGMGLPQVTALSLEQGYAPTRMERATYTGIQKTYSAGGRITDSAAAGTALACGEKTTNGTIGMTPDGRPLESVLRRAQRAGKATGIVVTCAVTDATPAAFVAHNPDRYAQEYTALQYAGSGIDLLVGAGREYFDRRSDGRDLTDEMCSRGYAFAPDREALLAARTTPLAALFPGDALPLAARDTAGIRGDYLAQATQKAIELLSGAGHDGFFLMVEGSLIDRAAHENDTEGMLGELRDFDRAVGTAFDFADRHPGTLVLVTGDHETGGLTLIPPHGEETGTATAEYVFSTDCHSATFIPVFAYGTGAEHFTGVMENTAIARKLKALIDGGSRQATDHTHPKATTETNLRERHTQQPFP